The Lycium ferocissimum isolate CSIRO_LF1 chromosome 1, AGI_CSIRO_Lferr_CH_V1, whole genome shotgun sequence genome includes a region encoding these proteins:
- the LOC132055102 gene encoding uncharacterized protein LOC132055102 has translation MHRVASSGNTSNSVRARKEKRFTYVLNDSDDTKHCAGVNCLALLKSSSPDGSEYLFTGSRDGTLKRWELAEDGATSCATFESHVDWVNDAVLTGNNTLVSCSSDTTVKVWNGLSEGSCIRTLRQHSDYVTCLASAEKNSNVIASAGLGGEVYIWDLEGALAPTSKSSDATEEDCSNGVSGSGSSLPMTSIRPNSSSNNISLHTQSQGYIPVSAKGHKESVYALAMNDSGSLLVSGGTEKVVRVWDPRTGSKTMKLKGHTDNIRALLLDSTGRFCLSGSSDSMIRLWDLGQQRCVHSYAVHTDSVWALASTPTFSHVYSGGRDLSLYLTDLATRESVLLCTKDHPILQLALHGDSMWVATTDSSVHKWPAEVHNPQKVFERGGSFLAGNLSFSRARVSLEGSTPVPVYKEPSFSIYGTPGIVQHEILNDRRHVLTKDTAGTVKLWEITRGAVIQNYGEVSFDKKKEELFEMVSIPAWFTVDTKLGSLAVHLDTPQCFSAEMYSTDLNIPGKPEDDKVNLARETLKGLLVHWLIKRRRKFGSQSSINGEVPSGKYVSTRILTASRMELDGNADNDSAVFPPFEFSAAFPPSIMTEGSQSGPWRKKITDLDGTEDEKDIPWWVIDCVMNNRLPPRENTKCSFYLHPCEGSTAQILTQGKLSAPRILRIHKVINYVIEKMVLDKPLDSVNSDGTFAPGMHGGTGGDGSFQTGPKPWQKLKPSIEILCNNQVLSPDMSLATVRAYIWKKPEDVVLNYRVLPSK, from the exons ATGCACCGTGTAGCAAGTTCAGGCAACACATCCAATTCGGTGAGGGCTCGGAAGGAGAAGAGGTTCacttatgttttaaatgattCAGATGACACTAAG CATTGTGCAGGTGTAAATTGTTTGGCTCTGTTGAAGTCATCCTCACCCGATGGGTCTGAGTACCTATTTACTGGGAGCAGAGACGGCACATTAAAGAGATGGGAATTGGCTGAAGATGGTGCCACCAGCTGTGCTACATTTGAGTCCCATGTTGATTGG GTAAATGATGCTGTTCTTACAGGCAATAACACTTTAGTTTCATGCTCCTCAGACACCACTGTCAAG GTATGGAATGGCTTATCTGAGGGATCTTGTATCAGGACACTTCGTCAGCACTCTGATTATGTCACTTGCCTTGCTTCAGcagaaaaaaat AGCAACGTTATTGCATCTGCTGGACTTGGTGGTGAGGTTTACATATGGGACCTTGAAGGTGCACTTGCCCCTACATCTAAGTCAAGTGATGCAACTGAGGAAGACTGTTCAAATGGTGTCAGTGGTTCAGGAAGTTCATTGCCCATGACAAGCATCCGCCCTAATAGTTCGAGCAATAACATTTCCTTGCACACCCAGTCTCAAGGATATATTCCTGTGTCTGCAAAAGGCCATAAGGAGTCAGTATATGCATTGGCAATGAATGACAGCGGATCCCTTCTTGTTTCTGGTGGAACTGAGAAG GTTGTGCGTGTCTGGGATCCAAGAACTGGTTCGAAGACCATGAAGTTAAAAGGTCATACAGATAATATTAGGGCGCTACTTCTTGATTCTACTGGCAG GTTCTGCTTATCCGGGTCATCTGATTCGATGATTAG ATTATGGGATCTGGGTCAGCAGAGGTGTGTGCATTCGTACGCTGTGCATACCGATTCCGTATGGGCACTTGCCAGCACTCCAACATTTAGTCATGTTTATAGTGGTGGAAGAGATCTCTCT TTGTACTTAACAGATTTGGCAACAAGGGAAAGTGTCTTGCTTTGTACAAAGGATCACCCAATTTTGCAGTTGGCATTACATGGTGATAGCATGTGGGTGGCCACAACTGATTCTTCTGTTCATAAGTGGCCAGCAGAAGTGCATAATCCCCAGAAAGTTTTCGAAAGAGGGGGTTCGTTCTTGGCTGGAAACTTGTCCTTTTCCAGGGCAAGGGTTTCATTAGAGGGATCTACCCCT GTACCTGTCTATAAAGAACCTTCCTTTAGCATTTATGGAACTCCAGGAATAGTGCAGCATGAGATTTTGAACGACAGAAGACATGTCTTGACCAAG GATACTGCTGGTACAGTTAAGTTGTGGGAGATCACAAGAGGGGCTGTAATTCAAAACTACGGAGAG GTTTCATTtgacaagaaaaaggaagaattaTTTGAGATG GTAAGCATCCCCGCATGGTTCACTGTGGACACAAAGCTCGGAAGCTTGGCTGTACATTTGGATACTCCACAATGCTTTTCTGCTGAGATGTACTCCACTGACCTCAACATCCCTGGGAAACCTGAAGATGACAAG GTCAATTTGGCACGAGAAACACTTAAAGGGCTGTTGGTGCATTGGTTAATCAAAAGAAGGCGGAAATTTGGATCTCAATCGTCAATTAATGGAGAAGTCCCATCTGGAAAATATGTATCTACAAGGATTTTGACTGCATCTAGAATGGAATTAGATGGTAATGCTGATAATGATTCTGCAGTGTTTCCCCCCTTTGAATTTTCAGCAGCATTTCCTCCATCCATCATGACTGAGGGCTCTCAAAGTGGTCCTTGGAGGAAAAAGATCACCGACTTAGATGGAACTGAAGACGAGAAGGACATTCCATGGTGGGTTATAGACTGCGTGATGAACAATCGGCTGCCTCCCAGGGAAAATACCAA ATGTAGCTTTTATTTGCATCCATGTGAAGGTTCTACTGCCCAGATCCTTACCCAAGGCAAACTGAGTGCACCTCGCATATTAAGAATTCACAAA GTTATCAATTATGTCATAGAAAAGATGGTTCTCGACAAGCCTTTGGATAGCGTAAACTCGGATGGAACTTTTGCTCCTGGTATGCATGGAGGTACTGGAGGAGATGGCTCATTCCAGACTGGGCCGAAGCCTTGGCAAAAGCTTAAGCCATCTATAGAGATCCTGTGCAATAACCAG GTTTTATCCCCTGATATGAGCTTAGCAACTGTCCGGGCCTATATATGGAAGAAACCTGAAGATGTTGTACTTAATTACCGTGTGTTGCCGAGCAAGTGA